A window from Citrus sinensis cultivar Valencia sweet orange chromosome 3, DVS_A1.0, whole genome shotgun sequence encodes these proteins:
- the LOC127901378 gene encoding aluminum-activated malate transporter 10-like, producing the protein MGKEASRKLEWRINVSDGVSERLEPETGAILRAWTWFKRLMLGGFILKICKFLEKAWNLAVDEPKKVIHGLKVGLAISLVSLFYYMRPLYDGVGGNAMWAVMTVVVVFESSVGATLGKCINRAIGTFLAGSLGVGVHWIAFHSGKNLEPIVLGISLFLLASAATFSRFMPTIKARFDYGIMIFILTFSLVSVSGYRVDRLLELAQQRLSTIAIGASICIIISMLFCPMWAGDELHLLICQNLEKLAHSLDECVVEYFRHNKTSTAKDEACSKKMKGYRCALNSKATEELKANFARWEPAHGRFSFRHPWKQYLKIGASIRNCAYCIETLHGCVDSETQAPPHLKRHLNNICMRLSSSSSNVLQELAFALKTMKQSSKINLSVGEMNFAVQELKHALISLPNHNISIKNPSPSTVEASGNCNTEPITSIRASSSFMEILPLATLASLLIENAAKIEVIVNGVNELAVLAEFKPTTDNKKSKSNQSPKKLTSENQDPETVKIPQKV; encoded by the exons ATGGGAAAGGAAGCGTCGAGAAAATTGGAATGGAGGATAAATGTATCTGATGGGGTGTCGGAGAGATTAGAGCCTGAAACCGGGGCAATCCTGAGAGCGTGGACGTGGTTCAAGAGACTGATGTTAGGAGGGTTCATTCTGAAAATCTGCAAGTTCTTGGAGAAGGCTTGGAATTTAGCAGTTGACGAGCCTAAGAAAGTCATCCATGGTCTCAAAGTAGGGCTAGCAATTTCCCTTGTAtctcttttttattacatgaggCCTTTGTATGATGGCGTTGGAGGTAACGCTATGTGGGCAGTTATGACTGTCGTCGTAGTTTTTGAATCTTCCGTAG GTGCAACACTCGGAAAATGCATTAATAGAGCAATAGGAACGTTTCTTGCTGGGTCACTTGGAGTTGGTGTTCACTGGATTGCTTTTCACTCTGGAAAAAATTTAGAGCCCATAGTTCTTGGAATCTCACTTTTCCTTTTAG CTTCAGCAGCAACATTCTCTCGATTTATGCCAACAATCAAAGCCAGATTCGACTATGGTATCATGATCTTCATCCTCACTTTCAGCTTAGTGTCGGTTTCAGGCTATCGTGTGGACAGATTGTTGGAGCTGGCCCAACAAAGATTATCGACAATCGCCATTGGAGCCTCCATCTGCATAATTATAAGCATGCTTTTCTGTCCCATGTGGGCAGGTGATGAGCTTCACCTTCTTATTTGTCAAAACTTGGAGAAATTAGCTCATTCATTGGATG AGTGCGTGGTTGAATACTTTAGACACAACAAAACTTCGACTGCTAAAGATGAAGCTTGtagtaagaaaatgaaagggtATAGATGCGCGCTCAATTCAAAGGCGACAGAAGAATTGAAG GCCAACTTTGCGAGATGGGAACCAGCACATGGTCGCTTCAGCTTCAGACACCCATGGAAACAGTATCTCAAGATTGGGGCTTCAATACGTAACTGTGCTTATTGTATTGAGACTCTCCATGGTTGCGTAGATTCAGAAACTCAG GCACCTCCTCATCTAAAGAGGCATTTGAACAATATTTGCATGAGATTGAGTAGCAGTTCCTCTAACGTCTTGCAAGAATTGGCATTTGCCTTGAAAACAATGAAACAAtcatctaaaataaatttatcagtTGGAGAAATGAACTTTGCAGTGCAAGAACTTAAACACGCCTTGATTTCACTTCCTAATCACAACATCAGTATTAAAAACCCATCCCCGTCAACAGTGGAAGCTTCTGGAAATTGCAATACAGAGCCCATCACGAGTATCAGAGCCTCATCTTCTTTCATGGAGATTCTTCCCCTGGCCACTTTAGCGTCTTTGTTGATAGAAAATGCAGCAAAAATCGAAGTAATTGTCAATGGAGTCAATGAGTTGGCCGTCCTTGCAGAATT
- the LOC102606829 gene encoding uncharacterized protein LOC102606829: MMANLYVKATPPADLNRNTEWFTYPGVWTTYILILFFAWLIVLSVFGCSPGMAWTIVNLAHFLITYHFFHWKKGTPFAEDQGIYNGLTWWEQIDNGQQLTRNRKFLTVVPVVLYLIASHTTDYQHPMLFFNTLAVFVLVVAKFPNMHKVRIFGINADK, translated from the exons ATGATGGCGAATCTATACGTGAAGGCGACGCCACCGGCGGATCTGAACAGAAACACGGAGTGGTTCACGTATCCAGGAGTATGGACTACGTATATACTGATACTATTCTTCGCTTGGCTTATCGTTCTCTCTGTTTTCGGTTGCTCTCCTGGCATGGCTTGGACCATTGTCAATCTCGCCCATTTTCTC ATCACGTATCACTTCTTTCACTGGAAAAAAGGAACACCCTTTGCTGAAGACCAGGGCATTTATAACGGGTTGACTTGGTGGGAGCAGATAGACAATGGACAGCAGCTTACACGCAATAGAAAGTTCCTAACTGTTGTACCTGTGGTGCT GTACTTGATAGCCTCGCACACAACTGACTACCAACATCCAATGCTCTTTTTCAACACTTTAGCAGTGTTTGTTCTTGTTGTTGCCAAGTTCCCGAATATGCACAAGGTCCGGATTTTTGGAATCAATGCAGATAAGTGA
- the LOC127901468 gene encoding dof zinc finger protein DOF2.5-like isoform X1, which translates to MDAAKWPQNFPEVGGVKAMEEVVSNTCNSSSSSRPPMLERKARPQEQLNCPRCNSTNTKFCYYNNYSLTQPRYFCKTCRRYWTEGGSLRNVPVGGGSRKNKRSISSSAAAASSSNNNNNNNNNYNKLIIPDLNPPSLSHFSSHENPKILKGGQDLNLGFQVMHNNANDMSQYADHPAVASKAETNTTSNDNINNNMSPVSALDLLRTGIASRAGLDHFIPTPMPDSNTLFSSGFPLQDIKPAATLSFSIDQANRFGIQDNIGNGSRLFFPFGELKQLSSASTTEVDHHSNKGTSTSTGYWNGMFGGGSW; encoded by the exons ATGGATGCCGCTAAATGGCCACAG AACTTTCCGGAGGTTGGAGGGGTGAAGGCAATGGAAGAGGTAGTTTCAAATACatgcaacagcagcagcagcagcaggcCGCCGATGTTAGAAAGAAAGGCAAGGCCACAAGAGCAATTGAATTGTCCGAGATGTAACTCAACAAACACCAAGTTCTGTTATTACAACAATTACAGTCTCACACAGCCAAGATATTTCTGCAAGACTTGCAGAAGGTACTGGACTGAAGGTGGCTCTCTTAGAAATGTTCCTGTGGGAGGAGGATCAAGAAAGAACAAGAGATCTATATCAtcatcagcagcagcagcttcaagtagtaataataataataataataataataattataacaagCTTATTATTCCAGATCTAAACCCACCAAGCCTCTCACACTTTTCTTCTCATGAAAACCCTAAGATCCTCAAAGGAGGCCAGGATCTTAATCTTGGATTCCAAGTCATGCATAATAACGCAAATGACATGTCTCAATATGCTGATCATCCAGCAGTAGCGTCCAAAGCCGAAACTAATACTACCAGCAATGATAATATCAATAACAACATGTCTCCTGTTTCAGCTCTAGATCTCCTGAGGACAGGAATTGCTTCGAGGGCGGGTTTGGATCATTTTATTCCAACACCGATGCCGGATTCAAATACTTTATTTTCATCTGGGTTTCCTTTGCAAGATATCAAACCAGCAGCAACCCTAAGTTTTTCAATTGATCAAGCAAATAGGTTTGGAATTCAAGACAATATTGGTAACGGGAGCCGGCTCTTCTTTCCTTTCGGAGAACTGAAACAACTTTCAAGCGCCTCAACGACTGAAGTTGATCATCACAGCAACAAGGGAACATCCACTTCAACGGGATACTGGAATGGAATGTTTGGTGGGGGATCCTGGTga
- the LOC127901468 gene encoding dof zinc finger protein DOF2.5-like isoform X2 — MEEVVSNTCNSSSSSRPPMLERKARPQEQLNCPRCNSTNTKFCYYNNYSLTQPRYFCKTCRRYWTEGGSLRNVPVGGGSRKNKRSISSSAAAASSSNNNNNNNNNYNKLIIPDLNPPSLSHFSSHENPKILKGGQDLNLGFQVMHNNANDMSQYADHPAVASKAETNTTSNDNINNNMSPVSALDLLRTGIASRAGLDHFIPTPMPDSNTLFSSGFPLQDIKPAATLSFSIDQANRFGIQDNIGNGSRLFFPFGELKQLSSASTTEVDHHSNKGTSTSTGYWNGMFGGGSW; from the coding sequence ATGGAAGAGGTAGTTTCAAATACatgcaacagcagcagcagcagcaggcCGCCGATGTTAGAAAGAAAGGCAAGGCCACAAGAGCAATTGAATTGTCCGAGATGTAACTCAACAAACACCAAGTTCTGTTATTACAACAATTACAGTCTCACACAGCCAAGATATTTCTGCAAGACTTGCAGAAGGTACTGGACTGAAGGTGGCTCTCTTAGAAATGTTCCTGTGGGAGGAGGATCAAGAAAGAACAAGAGATCTATATCAtcatcagcagcagcagcttcaagtagtaataataataataataataataataattataacaagCTTATTATTCCAGATCTAAACCCACCAAGCCTCTCACACTTTTCTTCTCATGAAAACCCTAAGATCCTCAAAGGAGGCCAGGATCTTAATCTTGGATTCCAAGTCATGCATAATAACGCAAATGACATGTCTCAATATGCTGATCATCCAGCAGTAGCGTCCAAAGCCGAAACTAATACTACCAGCAATGATAATATCAATAACAACATGTCTCCTGTTTCAGCTCTAGATCTCCTGAGGACAGGAATTGCTTCGAGGGCGGGTTTGGATCATTTTATTCCAACACCGATGCCGGATTCAAATACTTTATTTTCATCTGGGTTTCCTTTGCAAGATATCAAACCAGCAGCAACCCTAAGTTTTTCAATTGATCAAGCAAATAGGTTTGGAATTCAAGACAATATTGGTAACGGGAGCCGGCTCTTCTTTCCTTTCGGAGAACTGAAACAACTTTCAAGCGCCTCAACGACTGAAGTTGATCATCACAGCAACAAGGGAACATCCACTTCAACGGGATACTGGAATGGAATGTTTGGTGGGGGATCCTGGTga
- the LOC102630916 gene encoding transcription repressor MYB6 translates to MGRAPCCSKVGLQRGPWTPREDTLLTEYIQVHGEGHWRSLPKKAGLLRCGKSCRLRWMNYLRPDIKRGNITPDEDDLIIRLHSLLGNRWSLIAGRLPGRTDNEIKNYWNTHLSKRLRVQGTDPNTHKKLSEPSLVQDGIIKKRRRISKTEAEAAAAAASPVEPTGKHKLHLPKPIRVTTTYLLPRNESFARTTFSQGGEGVLAAHVLEEVPSYSLKDGDDGAAGFLVADHHLVNGSDFECQSQIFPGENSLEKLYEEYLQILKNDDEQLQLDCFAESLLK, encoded by the exons ATGGGAAGGGCTCCCTGTTGTTCTAAGGTTGGGTTGCAGCGAGGTCCATGGACTCCTAGAGAAGACACATTGCTTACTGAGTACATTCAAGTTCACGGTGAAGGTCATTGGAGATCTTTGCCTAAAAAGGCtg GGCTTCTTAGATGTGGAAAGAGTTGCAGGCTAAGATGGATGAACTATCTAAGACCAGATATCAAGAGAGGCAACATAACGCCTGATGAGGATGATCTGATTATCAGATTGCATTCGCTTCTCGGGAATCGATGGTCTCTCATCGCAGGGAGGCTGCCGGGTCGAACCGATAACGAGATAAAGAATTACTGGAATACCCATCTTAGCAAAAGGCTTCGAGTTCAAGGAACCGACCCGAATACCCACAAGAAACTGTCGGAGCCATCTCTTGTTCAAGACGGAATTATcaagaaaaggagaagaatCAGTAAGACAGAGGCTGAGGCTGCGGCTGCGGCTGCATCACCTGTGGAGCCCACAGGAAAGCACAAGCTCCATCTCCCAAAGCCCATTAGGGTTACGACTACTTACCTGTTGCcaagaaatgaaagttttgCGCGTACTACTTTTTCCCAAGGAGGGGAAGGGGTCCTTGCTGCGCATGTGTTAGAAGAAGTTCCTTCTTACAGTCTCAAAGATGGTGATGATGGGGCAGCTGGGTTTCTTGTTGCGGATCATCATCTTGTTAACGGCTCTGATTTTGAGTGTCAATCTCAGATTTTTCCTGGTGAAAACTCGCTAGAGAAGCTCTATGAAGAGTATTTACAAATCCTGAAGAATGATGATGAGCAACTTCAGTTGGACTGCTTTGCTGAATCTCTTCTAAAATGA
- the LOC127901469 gene encoding pyridoxine/pyridoxamine 5'-phosphate oxidase 2-like codes for MGTPVTAPWKQLLLQALESQSHLKHSIYFQLATVGTNGRPSNRTVVFRGFQDNTDKIQINSDTRSRKIEELKSCPFSEICWYFTESWDQFRINGRVDVIDGSNSDPEKLQIREKSWFGCSMKARLQYLDPEQGCPSVNEQPKEFSLDPCAGPVDAFCVLILDPDQVDYLNLKSNQKLKFMSRLSDNGEKYWASLKTSPEC; via the exons ATGGGAACGCCAGTAACAGCGCCATGGAAGCAGCTTCTTCTCCAGGCATTGGAGTCCCAGTCTCACCTCAAGCACTCTATTTACTTTCAGCTT GCAACGGTTGGAACCAACGGCAGGCCTTCGAATCGCACTGTCGTTTTCCG AGGATTTCAAGACAACACTGACAAGATACAGATCAATTCTGATACACGAAGTCGAAag ATTGAGGAGCTTAAATCTTGTCCATTTTCTGAG ATATGCTGGTACTTTACTGAATCTTGGGATCAGTTTCGGATCAATGGAAGAGTTGATGTTATTGATGGGTCCAACTCTGATCCTGAAAAACTGCAG ATAAGAGAGAAATCATGGTTTGGCTGTTCCATGAAAGCGCGATTGCAGTACTTGGATCCTGAGCAAGGTTGCCCCAGTGTTAATGAACAACCCAAGGAGTTTTCTCTAGATCCTTGTGCAGGCCCAGTTGATGCATTTTGCGTGCTGATTCTTGATCCAGATCAG GTTGATTACTTGAATTTGAAGAGTAACCAGAAGCTAAAATTTATGTCTAGACTAAGTGACAATGGAGAGAAATACTGGGCTTCATTGAAGACCAGCCCAGAATGTTGA
- the LOC102629065 gene encoding laccase-6: MASFTTSLMLWLCLLFCVHTVHVMATWPRGRSTRFYEFKIQATRVNKLCNAKDIVTVNNMFPGPVVYAQEDDRIIVKVTNQSPYNATIHWHGVRQRLSCWFDGPAYITQCPIQSGQTFTYEFTMFQQKGTFFWHAHVSWLRGTVYGAIVVYPKTGVPYPFQFPYQEHIIILGEYWLQDVVQLERQVLASGGAPPPSNAYTINGHPGPNYNCSANDVYKIEVVPGKTYLLRLINAGLNMENFFAIANHKLTIVEADAEYTKPFSTDRVMLGPGQTVNVLVTADQPIGKYSMAMGPYMSAQGVSFQNISAIAYFQYLGAQPNSLALPATLPRFNDNLAVKTVMDGLRSLNPVPVPKEIDANLFVTIGLNVQKCRSGNPQQNCRGLNNGVMAASMNNISFIKPNVSVLEAYYKKIDGIFTEDFPEAPLKFYDFVNGAPNNIPNDTNSMNGTRTKVLEFGTRVQIILQDTATVTTENHPIHLHGYNFYVVGYGTGNYDPQTANFNLIDPPYMNTIGVPVGGWAAIRFTADNPGVWFMHCHFDIHQSWGLGTVLIVKNGKGELETLPHPPADFPRC, from the exons ATGGCTAGCTTCACCACTTCATTGATGCTATGGCTATGCTTGTTATTCTGTGTTCACACTGTTCATGTTATGGCAACGTGGCCTCGAGGGAGATCAACGAGGTTTTACGAATTCAAG ATACAAGCCACGAGAGTTAACAAACTGTGTAACGCCAAAGACATCGTCACAGTCAACAACATGTTTCCAGGCCCCGTCGTTTACGCCCAAGAAGACGATAGAATCATTGTCAAAGTCACCAATCAATCCCCCTACAATGCGACAATTCACtg gCATGGCGTGAGGCAGAGACTATCGTGCTGGTTTGATGGTCCAGCTTATATCACCCAGTGTCCAATTCAATCTGGACAAACTTTCACGTACGAGTTCACAATGTTTCAGCAAAAGGGCACCTTTTTCTGGCATGCTCACGTTTCTTGGCTTAGAGGCACCGTTTACGGTGCCATTGTTGTGTATCCCAAGACCGGAGTCCCTTACCCTTTTCAATTTCCCTATCAAGAGCATATCATTATACTAG gGGAATATTGGCTGCAAGACGTGGTGCAACTTGAACGACAAGTTCTAGCTAGCGGAGGTGCTCCTCCTCCATCTAACGCTTATACGATCAACGGTCACCCAGGGCCCAACTACAACTGCTCCGCCAACG ATGTGTATAAGATTGAAGTGGTTCCGGGGAAGACGTATCTATTAAGGCTAATAAACGCAGGCTTAAACATGGAGAACTTCTTTGCCATTGCAAATCACAAATTAACAATCGTTGAAGCTGATGCCGAGTACACAAAGCCATTCAGTACAGACCGTGTGATGCTTGGACCAGGGCAGACCGTGAACGTCCTTGTCACGGCGGATCAGCCAATTGGAAAATATTCAATGGCCATGGGACCTTACATGTCAGCACAAGGGGTTTCATTTCAAAACATATCAGCAATTGCTTACTTCCAATACTTGGGTGCCCAGCCTAACAGCCTCGCCTTACCCGCTACATTACCTAGATTTAATGATAATCTTGCTGTTAAAACTGTCATGGATGGATTAAGAAGCCTAAATCCCGTACCAGTTCCGAAAGAAATCGACGCTAATCTTTTCGTCACTATTGGATTAAATGTCCAAAAGTGCCGGTCTGGGAACCCTCAACAAAATTGCCGAGGGCTAAATAACGGGGTTATGGCTGCTTCTATGAAcaatattagttttattaagCCTAATGTTTCAGTCTTAGAAGCTTATTATAAGAAGATTGATGGTATTTTCACTGAAGACTTTCCTGAAGCACCCTTGAAATTCTATGACTTTGTCAATGGGGCACCCAATAATATCCCTAATGACACAAATTCCATGAATGGGACTAGGACCAAGGTCCTTGAATTTGGAACCAGGGTGCAAATTATTTTGCAAGACACTGCAACCGTCACCACTGAAAATCACCCAATTCATCTCCACGGCTATAACTTCTATGTTGTCGGGTACGGTACCGGAAACTATGACCCTCAAACGGcgaatttcaatttgattgaTCCTCCTTATATGAACACAATCGGTGTCCCGGTGGGCGGATGGGCTGCAATTCGATTCACTGCTGACAATCCAg gGGTTTGGTTTATGCATTGTCACTTTGATATACACCAGTCATGGGGATTAGGTACGGTGCTGATAgtgaaaaatggaaaaggaGAGCTAGAGACACTTCCACATCCACCAGCAGACTTTCCCCGTTGTTGA